The following coding sequences lie in one Nitratireductor mangrovi genomic window:
- a CDS encoding C4-dicarboxylate TRAP transporter substrate-binding protein — protein MTRIKMLIAGLFAGTAATMTFAAPAWAAEYDLQFASYIGKGAAQSRAQEWWAQEIEKRTDGRVQVEFFYQGSLLPATDILQGVADGRASLGYVANAYHPAELPLSSIVGLPFMTANAEAQMLTFTELYERNEAFRNEWESKGVHVMFFNPLSENIVGMRENVTTLEGMKGKSIRGLGYVNQVLQAIGANPVAIAAPEIYEALLRGTLDGYSGFAFEVVPALKLHEVAPYTFATGTGNYVFAATPITKSLWDGMPDDLKSIINEVNAEYTSKVIEILTQTEDEVCRTIKESGGTVSVLSEEETETIREAVGDSIEKKWIEEASARGAPAAEFLEDYKATLAKHEAEATYVSGVKRCADAN, from the coding sequence ATGACCAGGATCAAAATGCTTATCGCCGGCCTGTTTGCGGGAACGGCGGCAACGATGACATTCGCCGCTCCGGCCTGGGCTGCGGAATACGATCTCCAGTTCGCGAGCTATATCGGCAAGGGTGCGGCGCAGAGCCGCGCGCAGGAATGGTGGGCGCAGGAGATCGAGAAGCGCACCGACGGCCGCGTCCAGGTCGAGTTCTTCTACCAAGGCTCCCTGCTGCCGGCCACGGATATTCTTCAGGGGGTCGCCGACGGCCGCGCCAGCCTCGGCTACGTCGCCAATGCCTATCACCCCGCCGAACTGCCGCTGTCGAGCATCGTCGGCTTGCCGTTCATGACGGCCAACGCTGAAGCGCAGATGCTCACCTTCACCGAACTCTACGAACGCAACGAGGCCTTCCGCAACGAATGGGAGAGCAAGGGCGTCCACGTGATGTTCTTCAATCCGCTGTCGGAAAACATCGTCGGCATGCGGGAGAACGTCACCACGCTGGAAGGCATGAAGGGCAAGTCGATCCGCGGCCTCGGCTACGTCAACCAGGTTCTCCAGGCGATCGGCGCCAATCCGGTGGCCATCGCCGCGCCTGAGATTTACGAGGCGCTGCTGCGCGGCACCCTGGATGGCTACTCCGGCTTCGCCTTCGAGGTCGTCCCGGCCCTGAAGCTGCACGAGGTCGCGCCCTACACCTTCGCCACCGGCACCGGCAACTACGTCTTCGCCGCCACGCCGATCACCAAGTCGCTGTGGGACGGCATGCCCGACGACCTGAAATCGATCATCAACGAGGTGAACGCGGAATACACCTCCAAGGTGATCGAGATCCTTACGCAGACCGAGGACGAGGTCTGCCGGACGATCAAGGAGTCGGGTGGTACCGTCTCCGTGCTTTCGGAAGAGGAAACCGAGACCATCCGGGAGGCGGTCGGCGACAGCATCGAAAAGAAGTGGATCGAGGAAGCGTCCGCCCGCGGGGCGCCCGCGGCCGAATTCCTCGAGGACTACAAGGCCACGCTGGCGAAGCACGAAGCCGAGGCGACCTATGTCTCGGGCGTGAAACGCTGCGCCGACGCGAACTAG
- a CDS encoding citryl-CoA lyase: MSPRSQPRIETSMGTLTSDTITVRGRDLVDDLMGKVDAASLFFLEVTGRLPDEVENRLLNAMIVSIAEHGMMPSVIAARLTIFGAPESFQGAVASGLLGAGDVFVGPTSNVARILQVEAAGYEGSSAEKAKKIVDAYEKQGRRIPGLGHPHHPVDPRSEKLLAMQRELGAPRAHTDLMLAIHEAACKQRGKHLTFNAVAAVGAIASDIGIDWRAVRGIGLVARTIGLIGHVFEELNRPSAQAIWNLVEENSDYSDPQGA; encoded by the coding sequence ATGAGCCCGAGGTCGCAGCCCCGCATCGAGACCAGTATGGGAACCCTGACGTCGGATACCATAACCGTCCGCGGACGGGACCTGGTCGACGACCTGATGGGCAAGGTCGACGCCGCGTCGCTGTTCTTCCTCGAAGTCACTGGCCGCCTTCCGGACGAGGTCGAGAACCGGCTCCTCAACGCCATGATTGTTTCCATCGCCGAGCACGGGATGATGCCCAGTGTCATCGCGGCTCGGCTGACGATCTTCGGCGCCCCGGAATCCTTCCAGGGAGCGGTCGCGAGCGGGCTTCTCGGCGCCGGTGACGTCTTCGTCGGCCCCACCAGCAACGTCGCACGCATTCTCCAGGTGGAGGCCGCGGGGTACGAAGGAAGTTCCGCCGAGAAGGCGAAAAAGATCGTTGACGCCTATGAGAAACAGGGCAGGCGGATACCGGGTCTCGGGCATCCGCACCATCCCGTCGACCCGCGCTCGGAAAAGCTCCTCGCCATGCAGCGCGAACTCGGCGCACCGCGCGCGCACACCGACCTGATGCTCGCCATCCACGAGGCGGCCTGCAAGCAGCGAGGCAAGCACCTGACCTTCAACGCGGTCGCGGCAGTGGGCGCCATCGCATCCGACATCGGAATCGACTGGCGTGCGGTACGCGGAATCGGGCTGGTTGCACGCACCATCGGCCTGATCGGCCATGTCTTCGAGGAGCTCAACCGCCCGTCCGCGCAGGCGATCTGGAACCTCGTCGAGGAGAATTCGGATTATTCCGATCCACAGGGCGCGTAG
- a CDS encoding CoA-transferase, protein MNALPTDREALRAMFAEPADGRFGRSKVMPLDDAIRAHVEPGMLLHFAYSEGRPMAASNALVRVFAGRDPGFTIVSAGLVANQASLVTERIAKRLIVSFVGENYPTPGPNRLFQKAIDSGDVEVENHSLLVLSQRLAAGAYGFPFAPTRSWGGSSLADNECYAEIDDPFGTGQKIGVVKPLIPDVTFVHGLAADTEGNIILSPPFGEGDISAFAASKGVVATVERIVSPDVVRRHAHLVKIPAYRVLSVSEAPFGCHPYAIYAPEGLGVPAYVEDFHAFAQIRAASKTPELFDEWVRDWILGVDSHEDYVAKLGVDRLDALRGRAPSDAWMDDVAPATLKRLSGIEGYDSRELMVVEAARAVEAKVRDEGRTIVEAGVGLANLAAWLAVAKLQHEEGIPAELVAEIGLYGYLPKAGEPFIFSNRNLPTCKSMTGVEAVLGLYVSGRHNNCIAIIGAGQIDSAGNINSTQTGDGRFLLGSGGANDITSGAADTIAVTQQSRHRLVDTLPYVTSPGKNVSTLVTDLGVYEKEAGRFALTRYFPLPDQSRDETVAHIRSQCGWDLVVSERLRAAEPPRREDLLKLRLYDIRNDFLDYSAEREQGAAR, encoded by the coding sequence ATGAACGCTCTGCCCACGGATCGCGAAGCGCTGAGGGCGATGTTTGCCGAACCGGCGGACGGCCGCTTCGGCCGCTCCAAGGTCATGCCGCTTGATGATGCCATCCGCGCCCATGTCGAGCCCGGCATGTTGCTGCACTTCGCCTATTCGGAAGGCCGTCCGATGGCGGCCAGCAACGCGCTGGTGCGCGTCTTCGCGGGGCGCGATCCGGGCTTCACGATCGTCAGCGCCGGCCTCGTCGCCAACCAGGCCTCGCTCGTCACCGAGCGGATTGCCAAGCGCCTGATCGTCTCCTTCGTTGGCGAGAACTATCCCACGCCAGGCCCGAATCGCCTGTTCCAGAAAGCCATCGACAGCGGCGACGTCGAGGTTGAGAACCACTCGCTGCTGGTCCTGTCGCAACGGCTGGCCGCCGGCGCCTACGGCTTTCCCTTCGCTCCCACACGGTCGTGGGGCGGAAGCTCGCTGGCCGACAACGAGTGCTATGCCGAGATCGACGATCCTTTCGGAACGGGCCAGAAGATCGGCGTCGTCAAGCCGCTCATCCCCGACGTGACCTTCGTCCACGGGCTGGCTGCCGATACCGAGGGCAACATCATACTGTCACCGCCCTTCGGCGAGGGCGACATTTCGGCCTTTGCGGCAAGCAAGGGCGTGGTGGCGACCGTAGAGCGCATCGTTTCGCCCGATGTCGTGCGGCGCCACGCGCATCTGGTGAAGATCCCCGCCTACCGCGTGCTCAGCGTCTCCGAGGCTCCGTTCGGCTGCCATCCTTATGCGATCTATGCGCCCGAGGGGCTGGGCGTGCCGGCATATGTCGAGGATTTCCATGCGTTCGCTCAAATCCGTGCGGCTTCCAAGACGCCCGAGCTCTTCGACGAATGGGTGAGGGATTGGATTCTCGGCGTCGACAGTCACGAGGACTACGTCGCCAAGCTCGGAGTCGATCGGCTCGACGCCCTGCGAGGCAGGGCGCCCTCCGACGCCTGGATGGACGACGTCGCACCCGCCACCCTGAAACGACTGAGCGGGATCGAGGGCTACGACAGCCGGGAGCTGATGGTGGTGGAGGCGGCGCGAGCCGTTGAGGCGAAGGTGCGCGACGAGGGGCGTACGATTGTGGAGGCGGGCGTCGGCCTTGCCAATCTTGCCGCTTGGCTGGCTGTCGCTAAGCTCCAGCACGAGGAGGGCATTCCGGCCGAACTCGTGGCCGAGATCGGGCTGTATGGATACCTGCCCAAGGCCGGCGAGCCCTTCATCTTCTCGAACCGCAACCTTCCCACCTGTAAGAGCATGACCGGCGTGGAAGCGGTGCTGGGTCTCTATGTCTCCGGCCGCCACAACAACTGCATCGCCATCATCGGTGCCGGTCAGATCGACAGCGCCGGTAACATCAATTCGACCCAGACGGGCGACGGCCGCTTCCTCCTCGGCTCGGGCGGTGCGAACGACATCACCTCCGGTGCAGCCGACACGATAGCGGTCACACAGCAGTCCCGCCACCGGCTGGTCGACACGCTCCCCTATGTCACCAGCCCCGGAAAGAACGTCTCCACGCTCGTCACAGACCTCGGCGTCTACGAGAAGGAGGCGGGTCGCTTCGCACTGACCCGCTACTTCCCGCTCCCCGACCAGTCGAGGGACGAGACGGTCGCCCATATCCGTTCGCAATGTGGGTGGGACCTCGTGGTCAGTGAACGGCTCAGGGCGGCCGAGCCGCCGCGGCGCGAGGATCTCCTGAAACTGCGTCTCTACGACATCCGCAACGATTTTCTCGATTACAGCGCCGAGCGCGAGCAAGGAGCCGCCCGATGA
- a CDS encoding amidohydrolase family protein, translating to MTQPMAIDYWTNIFTPDGLRKMYTENEELAPVVKWWSMDERIKGYQPDQFVQLLDECRIEKVYVPSFKMQSYKRRAPILSVEADDVRELMAGCPGRVGGLFGIDISLGMGAVRQLEIAVREWGFEGAHIHCNGWGIPLNHRELYPIYAKCVELDIPVIVQSGHSAEKMPSEMTRPIHLDDVALYFEDLRIVASHTGWPWVEELIAMAWKHPNLYIGCGAHAPKYWDQKLVRFLDSRGKGKVLWGTDFPVVRHKDSLEQVAAIDLKPESRALLMRGAAEKVFKSLKAGGLQ from the coding sequence ATGACCCAGCCAATGGCCATCGACTACTGGACCAACATCTTCACGCCCGACGGGCTGCGCAAGATGTACACGGAGAACGAGGAACTCGCCCCCGTCGTCAAGTGGTGGAGCATGGACGAACGCATCAAGGGCTACCAGCCCGACCAGTTCGTCCAATTGCTCGACGAGTGCCGCATCGAGAAGGTCTACGTTCCGAGCTTCAAGATGCAGAGCTACAAGCGTCGCGCGCCGATCCTGTCCGTCGAGGCGGACGACGTCCGAGAGTTGATGGCGGGCTGCCCCGGCCGGGTCGGAGGTCTCTTCGGCATCGACATATCGCTCGGGATGGGAGCCGTGCGGCAGCTCGAGATCGCCGTGCGCGAGTGGGGCTTCGAAGGCGCCCACATCCACTGCAACGGCTGGGGCATCCCGCTGAACCACCGCGAACTCTATCCGATTTACGCCAAGTGCGTGGAACTCGACATTCCAGTCATAGTGCAGAGCGGCCACTCGGCCGAGAAGATGCCCTCGGAGATGACCCGGCCGATCCACCTCGACGACGTGGCGCTCTACTTCGAGGACCTGCGGATCGTCGCCTCCCACACCGGGTGGCCGTGGGTGGAGGAACTGATCGCGATGGCCTGGAAGCACCCCAATCTCTACATCGGCTGCGGCGCACACGCGCCCAAATACTGGGATCAGAAGCTCGTCCGCTTTCTCGACAGCCGGGGCAAGGGAAAGGTGCTGTGGGGCACCGATTTCCCCGTCGTGCGCCACAAGGACAGCCTTGAGCAAGTAGCGGCGATCGACCTGAAGCCGGAGAGCCGCGCGCTGCTGATGCGCGGCGCCGCCGAGAAGGTCTTCAAGTCACTCAAGGCGGGCGGCTTGCAATGA
- a CDS encoding carboxymuconolactone decarboxylase family protein — protein MYERKHNWRDVIKTIDPELETRISGYTGYALGQESEIPRKYKELILMACSAAVRYGSSIRTHGSEAMYHGATDKEVVEALALASLTAGFTAFIDGIEALGDQLTVDEKK, from the coding sequence ATGTACGAACGCAAGCACAACTGGCGCGATGTCATCAAGACGATCGATCCCGAACTCGAAACGCGCATCAGTGGCTATACCGGCTATGCGCTGGGGCAGGAATCGGAAATCCCACGCAAATACAAGGAGCTGATCCTGATGGCCTGCTCCGCGGCCGTCCGCTACGGCTCCTCCATCCGCACACATGGCAGCGAGGCGATGTACCACGGCGCCACCGACAAGGAGGTCGTGGAGGCGCTTGCGCTCGCCTCGCTCACCGCGGGTTTCACCGCCTTCATCGACGGCATCGAAGCGCTCGGGGACCAGCTCACCGTGGACGAAAAGAAGTGA
- a CDS encoding class I adenylate-forming enzyme family protein, whose protein sequence is MRDQWYVDALTTWADVLDRQVERHGEKTLFVFEDQTMTYAEFGAAVDRFAKGLIALGVRKDDVAAIWMTNSIDWVVCQFAIYKVGATLLPLYSYYRRPELEYALDQAQVSTLIMADSFLGKIDALAILEETIPELRTTDRNAFASAKFPALKRVILAGEGEDLPGRHSFDDVCTRGDNEVSDYELLKRQTSVSPFDLMNIMYTSGTTGFPKGGMSMHVTNLTTIGQWSQMAELGPDDVILCHVPLFTNFGGLYGAALGIRNGAKVVITEQFDAAQSLRLIEAEKVTYIPGTPSMFRMMLDHPDVSQRDLSSVRGGHVAGAPLTDTTMREILEVLGAENIMQAWGLSECGGLSTVSTRHHPRDKRLKSVGKPLKSAVVRVVNSDTFEDMPAGAQGEIILGDRYPGSCVGRGYYGMPDKTAAAITEDGWFRTGDVGFFDEEGFLYITGRVDDMFTVGGFNIYPAEIENKLEQLPGVKEAFIVPVADRRLGNVPAAWIARAEGTTIDPVEIVEFCRRTMTSQKAPRRVFFYESGDLPMTPAGKLKKKDLTARTAALVEADAGAGLVLQPETQQ, encoded by the coding sequence ATGAGAGATCAATGGTACGTCGATGCCCTCACGACCTGGGCCGATGTGCTCGATCGCCAAGTCGAGCGCCACGGCGAGAAGACGCTGTTTGTCTTCGAAGATCAAACGATGACCTATGCCGAGTTCGGTGCCGCGGTGGACCGCTTCGCCAAAGGGCTGATCGCGCTCGGCGTGCGCAAGGACGACGTGGCCGCGATCTGGATGACCAACAGCATCGACTGGGTGGTCTGTCAGTTCGCCATCTACAAGGTCGGCGCGACGCTTCTGCCGCTCTACAGCTACTATCGCAGGCCGGAACTGGAATACGCGCTCGACCAGGCGCAGGTCTCCACGCTGATCATGGCCGACAGTTTCCTCGGCAAGATCGACGCGCTGGCGATCTTGGAAGAGACCATCCCCGAACTGCGGACCACTGACCGGAATGCCTTTGCGAGCGCCAAGTTCCCCGCATTGAAGCGCGTGATCCTGGCCGGGGAGGGCGAGGATCTGCCGGGCCGCCACAGCTTCGACGATGTCTGCACCCGCGGCGACAACGAGGTCTCCGACTACGAGCTTCTCAAGCGCCAGACCTCCGTCTCGCCCTTCGACTTGATGAACATCATGTACACCTCGGGAACCACCGGCTTTCCCAAGGGCGGCATGTCGATGCACGTCACGAACCTGACCACCATCGGTCAGTGGTCGCAGATGGCCGAACTCGGCCCCGATGACGTCATCCTCTGCCACGTCCCCTTGTTCACCAATTTCGGCGGCCTCTATGGCGCAGCACTCGGCATCCGCAATGGCGCGAAGGTGGTGATCACCGAGCAGTTCGACGCGGCACAGTCGCTGCGGCTGATCGAGGCGGAAAAGGTCACCTACATTCCAGGCACGCCGAGCATGTTCCGCATGATGCTCGACCATCCGGACGTATCGCAGCGCGACCTCTCCTCGGTGCGTGGCGGCCACGTCGCCGGCGCGCCCCTGACTGACACCACCATGCGCGAGATCCTCGAGGTCCTCGGCGCCGAAAACATCATGCAGGCCTGGGGCCTCAGCGAATGCGGGGGGCTCTCCACAGTCTCCACCCGCCACCATCCGCGCGACAAACGGCTGAAATCGGTGGGCAAGCCGCTGAAGAGTGCCGTGGTGCGGGTGGTGAACTCCGACACGTTCGAGGACATGCCCGCCGGCGCGCAGGGCGAGATCATCCTGGGCGATCGCTACCCTGGCTCCTGCGTCGGACGCGGCTACTACGGGATGCCCGACAAGACGGCGGCGGCCATTACCGAGGACGGCTGGTTCCGCACCGGCGACGTCGGCTTTTTCGACGAGGAGGGGTTCCTTTACATCACCGGCCGGGTGGATGACATGTTCACCGTCGGCGGCTTCAACATCTATCCCGCCGAGATCGAGAACAAGCTCGAGCAGCTGCCGGGCGTGAAGGAGGCCTTCATCGTCCCAGTGGCCGACCGGCGCCTGGGCAACGTTCCGGCAGCCTGGATCGCACGCGCCGAAGGCACGACGATTGATCCGGTCGAGATCGTGGAGTTCTGCCGGCGGACCATGACCTCGCAGAAGGCGCCGCGCCGGGTGTTTTTCTACGAGTCCGGCGACCTGCCGATGACGCCGGCCGGAAAACTGAAGAAGAAGGACCTGACCGCGCGCACCGCCGCCCTCGTTGAGGCCGATGCCGGGGCGGGGCTCGTCCTGCAACCGGAGACGCAGCAATGA
- a CDS encoding TRAP transporter large permease translates to MNDTVLLILLLAVFIAINVPVAIALGASAMVVGYMMQGNLSFVASILFSSLQKIELLAIPFFILAGNVFDRSGIMRRLFGLVDSLVGRVRGKTAIVTSGVSVLLGGLSGSGPADTAALGATLGPIMRERGYSKGFAASVISAGGALGLVVPPSIAFILYGVAVPGVSIGRMFVAGILPGILLGVLIAICAWIICVRRSYDPPRDRFSLPAVIGAFAQSVFGLMAPLFIIGGIYLGIFTPTEAAGVAVVYGLLVGIFIYREIGFRHLREIARVTMIDTAVVLFIVACASLFSWVITIDGTVVRWVADFSSSVSAEWQVFLLAAIVLLIAGLFIDGASIYLILVPLLIPAVRAQGIDLTWFGVFVAVAVAIGQFTPPVGVNLFVAARVLDVRVEEILREILPFVAVSMFALVLLYLFPAITLWLPSTMPK, encoded by the coding sequence ATGAACGACACCGTCCTGCTCATCCTTTTGCTGGCGGTCTTCATCGCCATCAACGTTCCCGTCGCCATCGCGCTCGGCGCCTCCGCAATGGTCGTGGGCTACATGATGCAGGGCAACCTGAGTTTCGTCGCTTCCATCCTGTTCTCCTCCCTGCAGAAGATCGAGCTTCTCGCCATTCCCTTCTTCATCCTGGCCGGCAACGTGTTCGATCGCTCCGGCATCATGCGGCGTCTCTTCGGGCTTGTCGATTCGCTGGTCGGCCGCGTGCGCGGCAAGACCGCGATCGTGACCAGCGGCGTCTCGGTGCTGCTCGGCGGACTGTCGGGCAGCGGACCGGCCGACACCGCCGCGCTCGGCGCAACGCTCGGCCCCATCATGCGCGAGCGCGGCTATTCGAAGGGCTTCGCCGCATCGGTCATTTCCGCCGGCGGAGCGCTGGGGCTCGTCGTTCCACCGAGCATCGCCTTCATTCTCTATGGCGTGGCCGTACCCGGCGTCTCGATCGGTCGCATGTTCGTTGCCGGCATCCTGCCGGGCATCCTGCTCGGCGTGCTGATCGCCATCTGTGCCTGGATCATCTGTGTGCGCCGGTCCTACGATCCGCCACGCGACCGGTTCTCGCTCCCAGCCGTTATCGGCGCCTTCGCGCAAAGCGTTTTCGGCCTGATGGCGCCGCTGTTCATCATCGGCGGGATCTACCTCGGCATCTTCACGCCGACTGAGGCGGCCGGGGTCGCCGTCGTCTACGGTCTGCTGGTGGGCATCTTCATTTATCGCGAGATTGGTTTCCGGCATCTGCGGGAGATCGCACGCGTGACGATGATCGACACCGCCGTTGTGCTCTTCATCGTCGCCTGCGCCTCGCTTTTCTCCTGGGTCATCACGATCGACGGGACTGTCGTGCGTTGGGTGGCGGATTTCTCGTCGTCGGTCAGCGCCGAATGGCAGGTCTTCCTGCTCGCCGCGATCGTGCTCCTCATCGCCGGGCTCTTCATCGACGGCGCCTCGATCTACCTTATCCTGGTGCCGCTCCTGATACCGGCGGTGCGCGCACAGGGTATTGACCTGACCTGGTTTGGCGTCTTCGTCGCGGTTGCAGTGGCAATCGGCCAGTTCACGCCGCCGGTCGGGGTGAACCTCTTCGTCGCCGCGCGCGTGCTGGACGTCCGAGTCGAGGAGATTCTCCGCGAGATCCTGCCGTTCGTGGCTGTGTCGATGTTTGCGCTCGTCCTCCTCTACCTCTTTCCGGCGATCACGCTGTGGTTGCCGTCCACGATGCCCAAATGA
- a CDS encoding TRAP transporter small permease encodes MAEQRQPRIPTAVVIEHRVLEAALLVLLALNTVSIAARYVFNHAIGELFELMILGSVAFYWLGIATAERAMAHLGVSVFIPLLPAAPRKVSELVRLLVIAGFLLGVVYSGVHLVAGQAGLGLTSGLLNMPLWLFSVFMPLGAALMLVRVLRGYFNGGRQ; translated from the coding sequence ATGGCCGAACAGCGACAGCCGCGCATCCCGACCGCAGTGGTCATCGAGCACAGGGTGCTCGAAGCCGCGCTGCTGGTCCTGCTCGCCCTCAACACGGTCAGCATCGCTGCTCGCTATGTCTTCAATCATGCGATCGGCGAACTCTTCGAACTCATGATCCTGGGAAGCGTGGCCTTCTACTGGCTCGGCATCGCGACCGCCGAACGTGCGATGGCGCACCTCGGCGTCTCCGTCTTCATTCCGCTGTTGCCGGCTGCCCCGCGCAAGGTCTCGGAACTCGTGAGATTGCTCGTCATAGCCGGCTTCCTTCTCGGGGTCGTCTACAGCGGCGTCCATCTCGTCGCCGGACAGGCAGGGCTGGGATTGACCTCGGGGCTGCTCAACATGCCTCTCTGGCTGTTCTCGGTCTTCATGCCGTTGGGCGCTGCGCTCATGCTCGTCCGGGTACTGCGCGGATATTTCAACGGCGGACGGCAATGA
- a CDS encoding DctP family TRAP transporter solute-binding subunit: MKQRMCAAAAALKALAAAGVFAFGMGSALAQDDIQERSLRFAMSVGANSPWTQAAQRFADNVEEASGGKIEITVYPDGQLSNGNQVAEFELLQNGTVDFTFHSSIILSIVDPRFSLFSMPWIAPSEEELFALIDGPGQRVWDGLSEKGVKPLGGFSTSGFRQLTNNERPVTRPEDLDGLTLRVPGLKLYQDVFKAMGVNPVPTSFGELYGALQQGVVDGQENPISLIYVSNFHEVQDYMTIWNYSADAIGILTNQALWDALSSTEQEIFTTAAKEAASWHRAEQSAADTKLLEEIEKSLEVTTLTPEQIAAFREKMAPIYAEWEPTIGADLMKSAMGN, encoded by the coding sequence ATGAAACAAAGAATGTGCGCGGCGGCAGCCGCCCTCAAAGCGCTTGCGGCAGCCGGCGTCTTTGCATTTGGAATGGGTTCGGCGCTCGCACAGGATGACATACAAGAGCGCAGCCTGCGCTTCGCGATGTCCGTCGGGGCCAATTCCCCGTGGACGCAGGCGGCGCAGCGCTTCGCCGACAACGTCGAGGAGGCGAGCGGAGGTAAGATCGAGATCACCGTCTATCCCGACGGCCAGCTCTCGAACGGCAACCAGGTCGCCGAATTCGAACTGCTGCAGAACGGCACGGTCGACTTCACCTTCCATTCCAGCATCATTCTGAGCATCGTCGATCCGCGCTTCAGCCTCTTTTCCATGCCGTGGATCGCTCCGTCAGAGGAGGAGCTCTTCGCACTGATCGACGGCCCGGGGCAGAGAGTGTGGGACGGATTGTCGGAAAAGGGAGTGAAGCCGCTCGGGGGGTTCTCGACCAGCGGATTCCGTCAGCTCACCAACAACGAGCGTCCGGTCACCAGGCCGGAGGACCTCGACGGCCTGACCCTGCGCGTGCCGGGCCTAAAGCTCTATCAGGATGTATTTAAGGCCATGGGCGTCAATCCCGTGCCGACGAGCTTCGGCGAGCTCTACGGCGCCCTTCAGCAGGGTGTTGTCGATGGCCAGGAGAACCCGATCAGCCTGATCTATGTGTCCAACTTCCACGAAGTCCAAGACTACATGACGATCTGGAACTATTCGGCGGACGCGATCGGCATCCTGACAAACCAGGCGCTATGGGACGCCCTGAGTTCCACGGAGCAGGAGATATTCACGACCGCGGCGAAGGAGGCCGCGTCCTGGCATCGCGCGGAGCAGTCGGCGGCCGACACCAAGCTGCTCGAGGAAATCGAGAAGTCGCTCGAAGTCACGACGCTGACCCCTGAACAGATCGCGGCTTTCCGCGAGAAGATGGCACCCATCTACGCGGAGTGGGAGCCGACTATAGGCGCGGATCTCATGAAGTCGGCGATGGGTAACTAG
- a CDS encoding TetR/AcrR family transcriptional regulator: MQRAINAQVQDTTRVIETRERIVRAAIAVFRRKGFHGATTRCIAEEAGVTQSNIYNYVRSKDDILYLVCEHLVGLYSASVDGVMREYVDPYARLINALRGIMAVMFDHRDELVLLYNEVHALQKPDRKLVLKAVARFIRQFQQLLDGYVADGGRLRFSNTRISANLLSFVPAIVALRWWDLSLYSDREEAEQAIFEFILAGLGIPGPGAGT, translated from the coding sequence GTGCAGCGGGCGATCAACGCGCAGGTTCAGGACACGACGCGAGTCATCGAGACACGCGAACGCATTGTCCGCGCCGCGATCGCGGTATTCCGTCGCAAAGGATTCCACGGCGCGACTACGCGCTGCATTGCCGAGGAAGCGGGGGTCACTCAGAGCAACATCTACAACTACGTTCGCTCCAAGGACGACATCCTCTATCTGGTCTGCGAGCACCTTGTGGGGCTCTATTCAGCGAGCGTCGACGGCGTGATGCGCGAATACGTGGACCCCTACGCGCGCCTGATCAATGCGCTGAGAGGCATCATGGCGGTGATGTTCGATCACCGTGACGAACTGGTTCTCCTCTACAACGAGGTCCATGCGCTTCAGAAACCTGACCGCAAGCTCGTCCTGAAGGCGGTGGCGCGCTTCATCCGACAGTTCCAGCAACTGCTCGACGGCTACGTCGCCGATGGCGGGCGGCTGCGTTTTTCCAACACGCGGATTTCGGCGAACCTTTTATCTTTCGTTCCCGCCATCGTCGCCCTGCGCTGGTGGGACCTTTCGCTTTACAGCGACCGCGAAGAAGCGGAGCAGGCGATTTTTGAATTTATCCTGGCTGGACTGGGAATTCCCGGTCCTGGCGCCGGGACGTAA
- a CDS encoding carboxymuconolactone decarboxylase family protein translates to MNRRQDGTAVIRQMMGAEMAERLITSAESKTFGADVAGYAIDQAFGEIWMREALDRKQRSLVSMAVMIALRQPNEFGIHMNIALNNGLTLTEIEEVIVQTLPYVGFPAVATALTSANAVIKARGLDESPDYEGHRGLL, encoded by the coding sequence ATGAATCGCAGGCAAGATGGAACGGCGGTTATCAGGCAGATGATGGGTGCGGAGATGGCCGAACGGCTCATCACCTCGGCAGAGTCGAAGACCTTCGGGGCGGATGTCGCAGGTTACGCGATCGACCAAGCCTTCGGCGAGATCTGGATGCGCGAGGCGCTCGACCGCAAACAGCGCAGCCTCGTATCGATGGCAGTGATGATCGCCCTGAGGCAGCCGAACGAGTTCGGGATCCACATGAACATAGCGCTGAACAACGGTCTCACCCTCACGGAGATCGAGGAGGTCATCGTCCAAACGTTGCCCTATGTCGGGTTCCCGGCGGTGGCGACGGCATTGACCTCCGCCAACGCAGTGATCAAAGCGCGCGGCTTGGATGAGAGCCCCGACTACGAAGGGCATCGTGGCCTTCTCTAA